atcgaactacagacctatatcattgacgtcggtttgcagtagggttttggagcatatactgtattcaagcattatgaatcacctcgaagggaacgatctattgatacgtaatcagcatggtttcagaaaacatcgttcttgtgcaaatgcagctagctctttattcgcactaagtaatggtcgctatcgacatgggatctcaagttgattccgtacttctagattttttaaaatttatttcttcaaAAATGACATTTAGTGTTTTCGCACCACACAGCCAACACCAAATTACAATGACAAAACTGGATAAAATTTCACATAATGCACACATATATTTGAACAATTTGAGATTTGTTAGAATAATAATATCACACAATCATTTCAAATTTCTAGAATCTGAATCGATGCCCATGTTTCAAGTGTTGGTACTAACGAGAAGTTGTACATGATATTCCATTTTTTCTCAACTCGTCCTTCATTCAGAGTATTAAGCATATATTCAATCCTGTCTCGCAGCATTTCGTAATATATAATAGTGCAACACAGTTATTGAAATTGATGTGTGTTGCTCACCGACGACAAAATTTGAAAGAATGCACAATACacttattaatctaatctaatccaatctacaAACAGTATCTATGGACGTGTTGTGTAACTTTATAACCAAAGATCTTGCTAGGATGTAGTCTTGATAGATATATTTTTTTTCATCAAGGGCTTAGTCAAATGGTGTTGGTGGTGGAACTGTCCAAAGATGGGAAGGTTTTAAGAATCCAGTAGTATTGTTGAACGTAGTTAGCCGTTGGTGTTGCAATGATGTCTTGGCGTGATAAGGTATGTGGTGAACGATACCTGAGTGTTGTTTAATGCTATTGAACAGTTTACGAATGAAAAGATATTTTTTTCAGCACCCAATTGGTTATTTCAATAACGGAAACGAGACAACTGAACATGCTTTATTAAGTGTCATTCATTCGACGAAAACTGTCTTCAGACCTTTGCCTGGTTCAGAAAGTCGGCGTGTGGATTTGGAAGACAGGATCATGCTAGGTGTCGACTGTGACGAAGTTTACCCAAATATCCTCATAGGAGATGCGTAAGTACtgtcattttgtgttttttgtgGGTAATGCTCACAGAATACTTCCCTGCATGTTTGAGGGATGCTGTAAATTTTGTCTGGAAGATGGAGCTTGTTGCGCTGTGTTATAAAGGACCATGCCTTGAAATGTACATATTTCTATTCATGCAATGAGCGTTTAGGTATATGCCTATTGTTCTGTGGGTGAGACCTTGATTTATAGTTGCTTTTCGTGAATAAAATTTAAACGCTTAGAAATTACTGAATGTCATCTTGTGATCCTGTAGTGAAATATTTTGTTCGTCCATTAGGGGTGCCGCAAAAAACAAGCAATATCTAAGAAAGATCGGTGTCACTCATGTTCTGAATACTGCAGAAGGCAACAGATTTGGAATGGTAAATACAAGCAGAGATTATTATAGAGATTCAGGCATAAAGTATATGGGACTTCAGCTGCAAGATTTACCAGTTACAAATATTGCTTTATACTTTGAGGAAGCTGCTGATTTCATTGAAGAAGCGATAAAAAGTGGAGGTAATTCTTACTAAGATATCTTTTCTTGTGCAGTAATTTGTTGAAATTTTAGACTTCGTTTAAGGCTTTTTTATTTAGTCATATGAAGCAACTGttggtggtggtttttttttttttttttttttctccacgtaGCTCTAAAGTGATAAGGACGAGTGAAAACATTTTACAGTTGGGAACGTATTTATTTGGGTGCTGAACATCCTATCAAAAAATACTCTCGAAGATTGTTATTGGTTGTGATAGTAAAATGTATAGGCTCCGAAAAACACTTTAAAACATTGAGCCATAACAACTTCCATCACAAGTTTCTACTGTGCATCAAATGGTAGTGCCAAAACGTTTGGGATTATTTTAACACACATCAAAAGATTTAGTTACatgcagttatttttttttttttttttaaatgattgacttgattcaatttttattttattgtgttgagGCTTAATTTCATTTCTAAGGATGTATATTGCCACACTAGTTTCTTTATATTTGCTTGCGTAACAGTGTGCTACATTTTCAACTGACTAAACAAAATGCTCAGCATGAAATAGTTTTAACCAGTATATTCCTTAAAATTGCTAAGAGTTCATTGAACTGGCATTTTCATTCCCGTTGTTGTTGTTAGTGTTATTTAGTTGTTGGATGCCATCACACGTGGGGGTTAGAAAGTGCAACGACACGTGAAGAAAGTTTCACTTTAATAATACACACGTGTCTGTTCCTATGTTCTGTTCTGTGCTACCTATATAGTGTCAGATTCTGTTCTTGAATTAGTTTATCTTGTATCTTATACTGCCATTTAATGAGAATGGGTCAGCTGAAGTTTGCAGTACCTCCCGGTGCATTGACATGTGATGTATCCGATTGTGATGTCATAGCGATGCGTGGTTTTGAGGTGGATCATGTTTATATGGAGCCACTCTCTAGTGTTGGATGCTCATTTCTGATTTGTTAGTGACTAGTATACTCAGAATGCTGTTTGCAAGAAGAATATTGGAGAGACTGTTGGCAGTTTGTTGAATTATTTGATGTTGTCAGTTGTGGATAGTAGATTAGTTTTTGAGTTTGGAATTATTAGTAAAGTGTGTTGTTTGGAGTTCTTATATTTAGTTTTCCGTTAGTTACGGATCTGATAACGGAGTTCATGAGTAGGACTCTGCATGCAACAAAGAGAGCCGACATGTTGACCACAATTAAATTCGTACAATTATTTGGTTTAATTGCTGGTTATATGAAGTGTTATGTTCGTGGAGAAAGTACAAGATAGACCAAAGTTGCTGCATCTCATGCCAGGGGTGTGTGTATGTGATGGTGTTAGGACAAcctatggtggggggggggggctgtcatacGTGTAATTGGATATAGTTTCAATTGgtaaaaaatcagtaaaataatgtGTAAGATTTCATTTGTTAGCATTGAAATCGATAGGCAGTGGCAATAAAGATTCATTTTACTGGGGTTTAGAAAATTTTAAGTTATAGGTGGTGATTGTCtgctgaaaaaatattttaaatgttaactAATTTAATTATTACTAACAGTAACATTACTGAACCCGATACTGCCTCTGCAGCGAAACAAAATTGTGATAATTATTAACGTTGCAGTATATCAAGGGTCATTCCATCCCAAGTGGTCTAGAGGTTCCTCCGTGACCAGcacagattttgatgaaattttgtataaatATTGGAAATGTTCCCACTGAACATTGGTAAAGTTTCAAGATCACTAATGCAATAGTTCCGCTGATAGTCATTTGTTCGATCCCCATAGTGCAGCTATAAACAGTGTACGTTTGAGTTTTCGGCAACTTTGAGACACGTCATTTCCAGTATTATCTTGTCGTACAACATTTTGTGCTTTCTTTCCTGAGCTGTTTTCATAAGGATAACTTGAAAAATTGGCCAAAACATATGCAAATGAAAAATATGTGAAGCTTTTTATATCTCCAGAAGTAATTGTGGTATAGACCTGAATCTTTGCATATAATAACTTACAAATACAAGGgcctagaatataaaatttcatttaccTATTCTGTTAAAATAGTTTACATACTGTGGGTGAAGTCAGATTTTTCTGAAAACCCCGAATGACTATTTTTGTGGCCCATTAAAGAACTCTGCAGACTCCTTTAAAAAGTTTTTATTCGAAAAATCAGGTTCTAAACCACATAAAACACTAGATTTGGCTTTATAGTGTGGGTATATAAGGCGCTAAAAAAGAATCAGGTGGTGATACATTGAAAATGGGTTCATATTCTGTTGGTACTCAAATTAAATGAGAGATCATTTATTATGCCCTACTGTTGATTAGTGCTATGAGACCTGCAATATCAAGTCTTGATGACTAGAAAGTGAGAGAAAATCTGAATAACTCAAAAAAACTTTGAAAGAGACGGCATTTTTTCCCACAACTCGTTCTGATGTATTTGTCTATTTTTCTGATGTAGCCACAGAATCTAACTAGTTTTAAACTTCAGTTAAATGTGCATAACCAAGGCAGTGAGGATCATGGTAGTAAAATTGTTGTGAAACAGCTGCAGCACACATCCAATAAATAGTCTTAAAGTGTTACACCATTGTCGCATTGGGTAAATTTTGGTGAAGTTCTTAGCAAACTTGCTGACATTTTTTTAGAATGAAGTAATGTTATAGAGAACTATTAGTATATATTTTTACTATGTAGCATGATTGATGTTTTTATCTTTTATTGCCTTCTGAGCCACATAAATTCAGCcatttttactaaaaaaaaaaaaaactctgtgaaACTTAACCTCAACAGAACTTACTCAGCTCAAAATATGCTGCAGAGCTTCCTTCAAATAAAATGGAGAATGTTGTCTGCTTGTAAGGAACTTCActagttttattcatatgaaatcGGTGAATGTTCCTCGCGTTGAGTGCCTTCCCACATTCCCACACCCTGATACTCAAGCTGAGAACATTGTCAGGTGAAGTATATTCTCTGACCCACTTTATTCATGTGAAATTATGAGAATCGAGTACTTTCTCAGTTTTATTCAGACGACCCATCAATGTCTCAAATTTGGTGAAAACTCAGGGGAACACTATAGATAGATGCTCTGTGGGACCAAACAAATTACTAAATTTAAGTATTAAATTGACAGAAGTAAAACTTTGCTAATGTTCATTGGGAACATGTATGAATGTCCTCACATAATTTCAGTAAATATGTGAAAGTCGTGCAGAAACTTTTTCCGAAATTAGGCCACTCAGTATGGAATTGCCCTAAAGTAAAAAATTGTAGAATTATATTATTTGAGTCCTAGTAATGGGATTATTCTTTATTCCTGCATTTCTGGAATGTCATCCTCCTCTTCTGTATCTGATCAGGTGTCCACAGTACTCTAGGAACGATATTCACCAAGGTATTTGCACAATTTCTGCAGATCACACTTAGCAGAAAGAACTTCAACTCTTAAAGAGCAACTTTACCTTAACACTTTTATATCACCAAAAATAAATTCACTTGCTTAACCATTTACGTAACTTTTTTACAAACACTGATTTAGTTTTTGTTCATTGAGATTAGCTCAATCTTGGAAGTATGCAAGTGTCCCAGTATGTTCACTACTTCCTTCATTTAGCCAATGTCTTTAATTCGTGATTTGAGGTAAAAGTTTGTTCACCAACAGACTTTTGagataattaaatttgttttatatgttaaGAGGATTTTAGAAATGTATGCGTCATAAGGACTTGCGTTTTATAGTTATAACTGATGCAGTTGTCACTACACAAAGAAATGGTTTCAGTTGGTTGCACATTACAGTGAACATCTTTTTAGATACATCATTAAGGCTGTGGAGATTTCATTTACCCCCCGCCCTTGTGTTTCATCACAAATATAACATAATCTTTTCCTAGTCCTACTTTCATACGCAGCAAAATTATATAGAGAAAACCTTCCCAAATAGGGCGTATTCAACTCTTTCCGAAGGTCAAATGATGCACAGAGAATTTTTTGGGAATTTCAAACTTCTTTTGACTTTAATGTCTTGCTCATGCACATCATAACTTACTTTGAAATCTTAgtccaaattttcattttctgtttacttgACTCTCACAAAGGTAGCATTTATCTTTTTTGGGATGTGAAAACCTAAATTGTCTCTTTTGAAGGTCCTACAAAAAATGCCTTGTTTGGCTGGTCTTTTTCTTTGCCGTTGGCAACATAAAGTCTTTAAAGATTAGTCAAGTTGCCAATTCTAGAAGGCAAGCATAATCTCTTCGACTTTTTTCTTCAATATTGAGATGATACCACAGGAATGCCATCAATAAAAGATATTACTTGTTCAGTGTGTGTGCCTCTTAGGGTATTAGTTTTAGGTGTATACCTACCCTGAGCATCTGATTTTACCTTGTAGTTGTAATGCTCTTAATATTGTGCCTTAGTCTTCTCAAtaatgtttttcaaaaaatctGCTGACACACCCTTTCTCCTGTACTTTGCGGTGTAACGTTATACCCTATTGTATTTGTTCTTAAAGATGCTGCGGCTTTTTTCCCTTAGTCACACAGTTAAATGGCTAATTTAtgtgatttaaatttattttaattattctacAACTTTTGCTCATCATGACTAATTGCTAATCAATCATTTTGACACTTTCTTCATTGCAAGTATTTGGTTTCATCTATTTTCCTTTGCCTAGTTGTTTTGCTC
The genomic region above belongs to Schistocerca serialis cubense isolate TAMUIC-IGC-003099 chromosome 6, iqSchSeri2.2, whole genome shotgun sequence and contains:
- the LOC126484359 gene encoding dual specificity protein phosphatase 3, producing the protein MMSWRDKHPIGYFNNGNETTEHALLSVIHSTKTVFRPLPGSESRRVDLEDRIMLGVDCDEVYPNILIGDAGAAKNKQYLRKIGVTHVLNTAEGNRFGMVNTSRDYYRDSGIKYMGLQLQDLPVTNIALYFEEAADFIEEAIKSGGKVLVHCLMGMSRSSTCVLAYLMIKERLPAAVAIKMVRTNRDIRPNNGFLRQLADLDNRLKRERQRAAEKYNL